GCTGATGTTGATGCCTTCACTCTGTCAGAAGCTGACTATGCACAGAGGAACGACTCTGTAATGGCTTGGAAAGCCCGTAACAAGCTGGGTAGGTTCGACCCCGAATATCAGCAGCGATTAAATGCAGATCGGGCTGTACAAGAGTCTAAACTTCGAAGTCTACAAGTAGGCGAGCGTTGCTCTGTTCAAAGTAGCGATCAACcagaaagaagaggttGGCTGAGGTTCGTCGGAAAGGTGCCGGAAATCTCAGCAACGGAAGTATGGTGTGGGGTGCAATTTGACGAGCCAGCGGGCAGAAACGAtggttctttcaaaggtgtCGTCTACTTTGGTCCAGTGGGACCAAATTACGGAGGATTTGTCAAGCCCTCAAACGTCACCACTGGTCCAAACTTCGTACCACTCGAAGCAGACTT
This DNA window, taken from Torulaspora delbrueckii CBS 1146 chromosome 2, complete genome, encodes the following:
- the ALF1 gene encoding Alf1p (similar to Saccharomyces cerevisiae ALF1 (YNL148C); ancestral locus Anc_2.120); amino-acid sequence: MVKLLVDSDLCSVVKDIPQDASMAFLCDRIYPLTGIAPEDMQLTIEDQQGKILKSVKPLTAINSFPLKEYSGVSRIVVVDTNASSMANQLRQSDADVDAFTLSEADYAQRNDSVMAWKARNKLGRFDPEYQQRLNADRAVQESKLRSLQVGERCSVQSSDQPERRGWLRFVGKVPEISATEVWCGVQFDEPAGRNDGSFKGVVYFGPVGPNYGGFVKPSNVTTGPNFVPLEADFEWDDQEV